ttatctgtAATCCATTGGATGGAGGATAACATTTTGAAATTGGAATACCAATTTTAGTCAATAGcaaatataacccctttaaggtaaattaaaaaaagttaaaaaatgccAGTCTGGCAAGTCACATGGAATACAATTTTAACACTGGTTCACTTGTGTGTAACATCTGGAATCGGGTGTGAACAGATGCAGAGTGCCAGAGGCGGATTCTTGGATATCATACACTAAGGAACGTATACTATTCTCAATACTATCAGCCCTGTTATCACAGCTGAGGGAAACGGGAAAGTGTCAAAGCAAAGGCATTATTTATAAGCCTGTGTATGGCGGCCATACATTATTAACAGCGACTAACTAGCACCGCTTCACATCTGAATGATTCACACAGTGATCACTATATTGCAGTAGCTGCAGGCGGCACGCACAGCGTATGACAGCAATGAAGGACACAATGATGGATGCTGGTCATAACTATCCTAGAAATCCCTAACCGAGACAAGAAGCATCCATATAGGAATTTATAaagggggttatcccaagatttacGCAAAGGGTAGGTGACACGTATCTGATCAGACCACACTGATCACAAGACCAGAGGTCATTGTCCCcttagtgactggagcagcagcacacatgctcAGCCCCCActatattcattctctatggcagAGGGGACATCTGACCCCAATGCCTGTGATCGGGGGTTGCTGTATGCAACACACCATTGACACCAGTAAATAAAGATGCATTGTAATGTGTACATTATTTTGCTGCATGCAAAAAGCATAGTTCACTTAATTTGTGCAAacaggaagactttttttttttttttttttttttttttaaatacacgaAATGTGGAGTGAACCCAGCTTTAGCAGACCCATAGAAGGACCTCACAGGGCTTCTAGGGTATCCAATAAGGCTGGACGGATTAAACAGACGTGTGGCATCTGTCACAGACAACATGTGTAACCAGACCATGGACACCCATGAAGACATTTACCACGTATAGTAGGAGCTTTTATAAATGTAATAGTTAAACATGATGTGAATGGGGTCTTAAAAGGAAGTAAAAACGATAATGTGAAGACCCCGAAAGATCACAGATAATAAACAGGAATGTAAAATGACCGACCAGGACAGGACTGGCGCAGTCTATTATCAGCTGATTTCATTGACATGTCTTcatgatgttttctttttacaaaaacatacttaggctatgtccccacaatgtaaaaataagggcaaatagcatgaccattaaaggggtcgtccacaggataggggacaagtaagagatcgcagggggtctgacTTCCATACCCCCTGCTGATCTCCAGATCGCCAGCCACCTCCTTTGTTATAACTACAGCCACGGGTACAGCATTTGACCTGcatctctattcatttctatgaagccgccggaaagagctgagtgctgtactccgctctctctggtggctctattcattctatgTGAAGCCCCTGCAGAGAGACGACTACATCACTTGTCTCTTTCCAGCGGCTCTATAAGACgcaatagagccacgggtcacatgaCGTACCATAACAAAGGAGCTGTGAGCCGATACAGAGATGGccagggggggtacagaggtcaggccCCCGCTGATCTCTTACAAGTTTAGGTGGTCATCCTCTtttataacggctgttatttgcccttatttttacactgtgggaacatagccttaagatacgGCACTTGGCATCAGCCTAGTCACCTCCTTAGTGGTCAGCGGCAATCAGGCTGCTTCCTTCTTGTGCATGGGCCTCTAACCTGTCACTCACAGCTGGCgctgaaccacaactcccagcatgcctaggcAGGCTCTGTCTGGACATTGTAGTTTAACAACAGGTAATGGACTCCCCATGATAATGTCACATGATGGTGTGTGATGACATCAGGATGCTAATATGTGACGTCATATGCCTATATCAGGATATGCTGAGTCCTTACAGGGGCAGGAATCCACCCAaaactcccctgccccccatacaaTGACCGTACCTGATCCTCTGTGTGACAGCCTCTAGCTCCCTCCTCAGGTCCCTAGGTCTCCGCTGCGGGCAGTTTGTTACCTGTGGTCGTCATGGAAATGGTAGAGCGCAAGACAGAGGAACGCCAGACTTTGTCATTTTATTCAAACAATTTTACATAGAACATTATACATAACGGAAATATAAGTCACATAAGTAAAGTATATAAAACTGCGTTTTTACATTTTATGGGTTTTGTTTAACTTTCAACTATAGAGCACTCCCTGCAATGTGAATGGTTTCGCCTAAATATTGTTTCAATATTCAGGCTTTGCATTCTGGGATATGTAGTTTTCACAGTGCTACAGTAAATCTATTACGCATGCGCTGAAATGACCAACCGCGTGCAGTGGGCGTGGTTTATGTTACACACGTGATATTGGTAGTTGATTGACAGCTGCTGAGACGGAAGTGATGTATGTGCTGTGTGACAGTCagcacagagaggaggagacatggtgAGTGCCGCCGGGCTGTAGTGACACGTCTCATCATGGTAGGAATGGAGTGCATCTGTAGTGTTCTCCCTCTTGTTGCTACGGCTTTGGCCAGTATTACATGAGTACATATGGGAAATTAGTGACGCTGTTCTGTAGCAGTGATCCACAACctgaggctctccagctgttgtgaaactacaactcccaccatgccaaGACAGCCTCtgtgctgcagctacaactcccagcatgcctaaaCAGCCTCTggggtgcaactacaacccccagcatgcctggacagcctctggggtgcaactacaacccccagcatgcctggacagcctctgGGGTGCAACTACAAcgcccagcatgcctggacatccTCTGGGGTGcaattacaacccccagcatgcctggacagcctctggggtgcaattacaacccccagcattcctggacagcctctggtgtgcaactacaactcccagcatgcctggacagcctctggggtgcaactacaactcccagcatgcctaggcAGCCTTTGGGGTTCAACAACAatccccagcatgcccagacagctgcCGTGAACCTGCGTccctcttgctggcagttgtttCATGCCGCTGGTTGAGGAACAGTGTCCTATAGCAGTTTGATTTCCGGAAATCCCAGTTTGTCATAACCTCAGTCATAGTAGACAAGTCAGTTGTTGGTGTGCCCatcatgactagtgttgagcgaacctgtcGAAGTGTATCCAGTCAAaatgctgtatctatgttttccaggactgcttAGGGTGGCTTCCAGCGCTGAGCGcgctcctctcccggctctgtgtcacatgatcagtgggACTTAGTCGGGccccatagagctccattataagtacGACTTATCTTGTTAGCACGGTCTTCTcctgggtactattacacggaacgataatcgggccgattatcgccccatgtaataaatacaacgatcagccgatgacaacgatctttggctgatcgttgatataggtttggacctattttcggcGTTCGTCGACCTTGCACCGCTAACTGtgatagcggtgtgcggccggcgactgacaatatatattacctatccacgttccagggctgctcctgcggtcttcttctccccgggtcctgcgtgctctagcttcagagtggcctgtcagctgacaggccgcccagcaaatcacaggccgcggcagtcccggcctgtgattggctaagcggcctgtcagctgacaggccactctgaagttagagcacacaggacccggggagaagaagaccgcaggaacagccctggaacgtggataggtaatgtatatagttaatcaagggctgcaagggcatcggtaactatgtccctgcagcccttgtttaacgattatcgggccgtgtaataggtctagtttacaggtattatcgggcccatatcggcccgtgtaataccaccctatctCCAGTTGGTAcaggtatgaacactcagacctggacccatcaaaacttttgacatgtctctatgacatgtccaaagttttatGAAaagacagtgacgctttaatCTCATGGCTTTATAAAGTTATTACCGTCATGTCACTTTTTATCTGATCACCCGCTGCAGGCAGAGAGTTGACCATAAGGCGATATGAACCGATTACAGAGGTCCacataaggcagtgttcacacctgtGGCCATTGGTCAAGTACTATCTATTAGTGTGTACAAtgacttttcttttttactctataGGTTATCTCAGAAGCTCCAGAGATCATTTTTAGGATCCGTGGCGGGCTAAGTCTGTCATTTTCATTGGCTACAGCAAAtggtatgtttttattttaattgatcATTCAGCAATGTCCTAACGACAATCACCACTGCTCCTGACTTCACACACCTTCCtctccccagcagcagcagctaacCAGCATTCTGTACACGGGGTTGGGCTTGGTGATGCTACTGGGGAATGGAAGGAAAGTGGGAGCACGGAGCATCACTGAATGGTCATCAGTGACAGCTCCAAGCCCACCCTGCCCTACCTCCTCCTACCAGCCTCGTCCTTCCTCCATCAGTGCCTACTGCGCAAGGAAAGATGTGTACAGTATGTCTGCAAGGggccatgtatctgccttcaaggggccatgtatctgccttcaaGGGAGGGAGATATAGGACAGCAAGGGGACATGTATATGCCTGCAAGCGTGGAGGTATATGGCagcaaggggacacaatctgagccTGTAGAACTGCAGTATAAATCATGAGGGAGgaacagggcagaaggtggtggaTTTCAGACTTCTTTGCTACCTGTACTAGTATTTAGCTAAATTATGGATTATAATGGAACCATGAGATTTAGCAGCCATCTTTATGGTGTGACCTGCAGCTCCTGCCAGACTGCTCTCAATGTGCTTAGATACTGCAGGAAGGCCTTTTACTAGGAAATCAGGAATAGAGTTCACATTTCTTACACAGTAAGTAAAATGTCTAACAATGTAAAGAAAAAGTTCTTTTTGTTTCTTAATGTAGAATCCTCTTGTAAGAAAGCCTTGGCAAAAGAGCTTAACAGTCTGTCCTCTAAGCTTCTGTCTGAATCCTTGGTCTTCCATGTCAGCCGCTCTTCGCTCTACATATGGCCTAACACTGGAGTCAGCACATCACCCAATGACCTGACGGATGCCGCTCCATGTAGAGATGTCTTTAGCTTCATTCAGTGAGCAGAATGTCATTTCTTTTTTCCACATTGCTGTTACTGTGAAAGTGAACGCAATTCACATGTGGTTTTATTCCCCTCTAGATCTGAGGATGACGACTCTAGGCGCAGATCTtctaaaaagaaagagaaaaagcagcaggagacGGTAGGAGGCATAGTGAAAAGCTTTTATTCTTATTCAAATGATTGCCTCTATGTATAATTCACAGACGTTCAAGATGTTTTAGCTAAATGTTATCATTTAGAAATCGATTGGCCTCATAGAATTACAGTGGTGATACTCAGCAGACAGGGCACAAGTGAAATGAAATGCACTATGTGTGATAGGTAATTCTTGATATTTAGCAGATAACTGAAATCTCATCTGTGCTTATTGTCAGCAGCAGGTAGTGAACCTCAGCCCCATGTTTGAAATGTCTACAACTTCTAAGGCAGTGGCTCCAACAATGAAATACAACACACAATGTCGTCATCTTGTGAACATCACGCTGCCTATGGATACTGCTGTGTCTCTTCCCGCAGATGAGAAGTGGGGCAGGTCAGTATACACATCCAAAATCTTTCATGCTCCATGATTCAGCCAGGTTACAGGTACAGCACCTCTGTTATTGTATAcagctacagccctgtactgaaaTCAGACAAGTGTAATACAGCATCATTTTTACATCCGTATTATGGGCGTATGTCCCTGTCTGATCCCAACAAAAATTCATAGCGATCTATGATGTATTGGACCGACAGTTGGACAGGGACTTGTGACTCTAATACAGATGTAAAAATGTGGCTGTATTACACTTGTCTGTTATTACCACCAGAATAACAAACGACAGCGTTGTGAGATAAAACACTGATTTATTTCTGAGCAGTGTACAGAAGATCCTTGTGAACAAGTTGGCGCAGCAACTTGCTGACATGGAGAAGTGCCTGATGAAGTATATGAAGGGAACCGCCATTTGTGTGGCAGAACCATTTCACTTCATGTTACCGGGAAGCGGAGAACTTGTCACTGTGGTTTATCCTGCAGGAGTTGCAGAGTCTCAGCTAGAAGATTATAGAAAGGTGGGTAGCATATAGGAAAGCTCCAGTagtgaagcattttttttttgtagcatttaaaaaaaatatatacattcagGAGTTTTTGTTGCCTTTGAATAGTCAACTGATTCTCTCATCACATGGTTCAaggattttttaaattaaaaatgtaagaaaatgcAAAAGAGGAAGAAAACCTATTAaggtctatggggaaaaaactcAACACCTTCAGCATGCTACATTGTTTATTGTAActgaacatttaggctatgttcccacacagtatttttgggtcagtattttgcaatcagaaccaggagtggattgacaacacagaaaggctatgttcccacactgttgtggatggccactatttaatgtcaaataattgctgttgttttaaaataacagcaattatttgccattaaatgacatccATCCAc
Above is a window of Dendropsophus ebraccatus isolate aDenEbr1 chromosome 7, aDenEbr1.pat, whole genome shotgun sequence DNA encoding:
- the UFSP2 gene encoding ufm1-specific protease 2 isoform X1 is translated as MCCVTVSTERRRHGECRRAVVTRLIMVISEAPEIIFRIRGGLSLSFSLATANESSCKKALAKELNSLSSKLLSESLVFHVSRSSLYIWPNTGVSTSPNDLTDAAPCRDVFSFIQSEDDDSRRRSSKKKEKKQQETQQVVNLSPMFEMSTTSKAVAPTMKYNTQCRHLVNITLPMDTAVSLPADEKWGSVQKILVNKLAQQLADMEKCLMKYMKGTAICVAEPFHFMLPGSGELVTVVYPAGVAESQLEDYRKALHSEFNLPLDRPFFRRANAYHFPDEPYKDGYLRNPHAHLNHPALEGGIVSLVQGIYSYHHYMQDRMDDNGWGCAYRSLQTICSWFNHQGYSDRSIPTHREIQQALVDVGDKPSSFVGSRQWIGSIEVQLVLNQLLGVTSKIMFVNQGTELASRGRDLVTHFQTEGTPVMIGGGVLAHTILGVNWSETTGEIKYLILDPHYKGAEDLQTIVEKGWCGWKGADFWSADAYYNLCLPQRPVLF
- the UFSP2 gene encoding ufm1-specific protease 2 isoform X2, encoding MCCVTVSTERRRHGECRRAVVTRLIMVISEAPEIIFRIRGGLSLSFSLATANESSCKKALAKELNSLSSKLLSESLVFHVSRSSLYIWPNTGVSTSPNDLTDAAPCRDVFSFIQSEDDDSRRRSSKKKEKKQQETQVVNLSPMFEMSTTSKAVAPTMKYNTQCRHLVNITLPMDTAVSLPADEKWGSVQKILVNKLAQQLADMEKCLMKYMKGTAICVAEPFHFMLPGSGELVTVVYPAGVAESQLEDYRKALHSEFNLPLDRPFFRRANAYHFPDEPYKDGYLRNPHAHLNHPALEGGIVSLVQGIYSYHHYMQDRMDDNGWGCAYRSLQTICSWFNHQGYSDRSIPTHREIQQALVDVGDKPSSFVGSRQWIGSIEVQLVLNQLLGVTSKIMFVNQGTELASRGRDLVTHFQTEGTPVMIGGGVLAHTILGVNWSETTGEIKYLILDPHYKGAEDLQTIVEKGWCGWKGADFWSADAYYNLCLPQRPVLF